The Leishmania panamensis strain MHOM/PA/94/PSC-1 chromosome 5 sequence genomic sequence GCACgccccttcacacacacgtcgAGGGAAGCAACTTATCGGTCTTTCTGCGTCACCATGGTTACTCAATCTCGACGACTCGTTCTCCATTCAATTGCCTTCCCCTCCGCAGATCTCCTTACATACACCTTCACGTACACATAGCGGTGCGCGAAACGCATAAACTTAACCCGCGCGCGTTGTTGGTGTCTCTGCCCTGTGGCTTTCGTGCCTTTTCCTGTTGCGGCCGGCCATCGCCGCGGGCCGGGGGCGCGGTGGTTTCGGTGGGCGCGCAAGGGGCGGGGCGCTTTTCCTGGGGGCGCCCCCAGGGCGGCCTTTTTGCTCATGCCCGGTTTTCGCCGCGCGCGCAGGCCCCCTCCTACATAGCCCAAGGGCAGGCGGCGGCCCCTGCCCTGGCGCCTAggcgggtggcggcgccgcgcgggGGTTCgccgccccgccgccgccctgcacacgccgcgccgccgccgcgccggccAGCTTTTCCGGCCCCGCGGCTTCGAAGGAGCGGACAACGACGAGCAGCTCCTTCATCCGGGCCACAGCGACGCGCATCTCGCTGATGGTTAGCACCGGGGCGTAGTCCGacgggtgcggctgcaggtCGAGCAGCTTCATCGCCTTCACGCGATCCGCGACTGCGCCGGTGTCGATCTCCTTGTCGCGCACGTCAGCGAACGtgacgaggtggtgcagcatcATGCTGCGGCCCACGGCGTCGAGTATGTAGTTTGGCGTCAGGCCGAGCTCCGCGGCTGGGTCAATTGTCTGCGCTTTTGCTTCCTCCGgagtcggcggcggcaccggtggCATGCAGAGCAGCGCGTAGAAGCGCTTCCAGAACTCATCGCCCACGCGAAAGCGGTAGTACGGCATTGTGAGAGGCAGGCATAGGCTGCGCATGGGGTCCTCGGTGAAGTCGCCGTGCATCTGCGCTGTCTGCGCGCGTGTTACTgtcgccgtcacctcctTGGAGAAGACGACGTGTGTGCAGTAGTCCGTGTGGTAATCGTCGCCCCTGGTCGCCTCGAACacgcgcgtcagcagcagcggccgctcCGTCGCGAAGTGCGCCGCCTGATCGAAGGGCTTGCAGGTCTTAATAAGGCTTCGGTAGTAGATGACCTCCATGTCGTTCAGCACCGcccacgcagcggcggcgccgtagAGCCGCGTGCGGTCCTTCTGCTCCACCGCGAAGGCGAGGTTGAGAAGCGAGGACACAGCCTGCTCGTCGCGGCGCAGGTTGACCAGCAGGGCAGCGCGCCAGAGGTACAGGGAGGTGATTTCCTCCCGCAGATCTTCGTCCTCGCGGAGCGGGTTGGCGCCTGCGTGGACGCTGTCGGTGCCGGTCTTCGGCGTGGCTGGGGTGAACTCATGACCGTCGGAGCCGTCGATGATGAAGCGTGCCTCGAGGCCACGCCCACGAGCGGCATCCTTCAGCTGCGCGTCGACGGTGCGCTGGATGCCCTTCACTACCTCGTCAAGCTTCTCCTCGGAAGCCAGGGCCACCAAGGCGCGTATCTCGGGCGTCGGGGCGTCCTCGACCTCGTACACCTGACGTTCCGCCAGCACCTCAGCGCCCTTCGTCACTGGTCGCATCGCGAAACACTGTGGAAAGCGACACGCCGGCGCGCCAGCGCATGTGCACCGTCCACCGGCACCGCACCGGTACCGCAGATCGAACATAGTGCTGCGAACGACGAAGTCGCGCCGCGCCTTCTCCACGTCGGAGGCCGGCGGCGGGGCGCCGTGGAAGTGGCGGgccacgacgacgctgcgcaggtgcgtcAGGGACGGGTCTGCTGGTGCGGCCTCTATGAAGTCGGAGCAATCGCACGGCGCCAGCGGCTTCCGCTTCGTCTTCAGCTTCGACTTGATCTTGGAGAAGAACGACTTCATAGGCGCGTCTGCGACTACAGTTGTATGCGCAAAGGTGATGACTAAGCtaagtgagggagagggggtggggtggggggggggaatggcTATGAGCGggggtcgctgctgctgctttgtcgTTTTCATGTGTATGGAGGAGATAAAGGAGGATGGGGAGCTCAAGGCGTGGGTGCGTGAGCCGAGTTGCTTCTCTGAGAAGGGCTAGAGGACAGGGAAAACAGGCAAGGCAGGGGTGGGATGAGGAGACTGGCCTATACGGTAGGACTTCATATCGACCAAACTGCtctttccaccaccacggcctttccttctcccgcGCGTTGCGGCGCTTCGGCTTCACGTGCCGGTAGCAGCGACTGGACGCAGAGGGCGCACATTGCACAAGCTCACGAGGgcgacagaggggggggggggaggaggaggaggaggaggaggaggaaggcgtgtgcgcttcGGCATTGGCGCCTTTTTTCCGTTGcgggagacagagagatcGACGTCGCTCACAGACACACTCACACAACAGAGAGCCGCGCACGCTGGCGCAGTCCTCGCTGAGACAGACCCGAAGAGTGACCGTGCGGCAACAACGGACAAAGAAGGAAAGCACCAGCACGACCATCAAACTCAACAACGGCAATTCGCCCGAAAACACTGTTGCCCCTCACCGCCATCTCcacagaagagggagaagagcgagggcgaaccgagaaaaagagcgaagcTTCGATAGGGCAGCCAGCCCCGCCCACAAAGAGGTGATGTTCACGCGTGATGGCACTGGTCCAAGCGCAGAGATGGACAGACGTACTCGTGCACGGGGTATGGGGGAGACAAGTCCGTTGAGTTCTCTGGGAGCACACCGGGacatccacacccacacagccaCAGAGGTGTGGATAGGTTGGCTCTGCAGCTTCTTCCTCTACTGAGCGTACGGCACGGTGCTCACATACTCGTGCAGGCGGTTTCGCATCTGCTGAACGACACAGTCGGCGATCCACTGAAGGTTATTGatctccagctccttcagcttcaCGTAGGCGTAGAAGACGCCGTACTGAAACTGCCGCGTCATGGCGTCGTTGTACATGACGACCAACTGCTCAACAAAGCGCCGCTCCAGCGACTTTTTAGACGCCGAGCCCATTGCACGGCTGCTCTCGTCGAGCAGCTCGAAGTACTTCGTGAAGCGACGCAGGCGGTCGCGCAACTGCTCCTCGTTCTCGCTCTCCGCAATGTCGTCGTGGATGTCGACGAGGGAGCCGATGTTCGGGAACACCTTGCGACGGTCCACCGGCGTGATCTCTCTCATGCCCAGCGTGTTCAGCGTGAAGGTGAGAACCATGCGATCTGCCTCGGCGTCCAACAGGGGGCACATCACCTCGCGCGTCTCCCCGCCAAGGTTGTAGCAGAAGTCGTAGAACTGCTCGTAGTAGTTCTTCATGAGGATGCCGCGGATGTACTCCACCGAGAGCTCATCCAAGTCGCGCTCGAAGCCGCCGTCGGCGCTAAAAAAACGCCCCACAGGGCTGTCGATGAGCACCACCTCGAACATCTCCTGCACGTCCGAGGCGGCGATTAGCGTCGGCATCTCCGGGAAGACGCCGAGGGGGTGGCACTTGGTGAGCAGCTCGAAGTTGGTACGGCCACTGCGCTTCGCCACGATAAGCTTCAGCACGTTTGACAGCATGTACTCGCAGCTAATAAAATCGAGAAACTGACACAGCGGCGGTTCGGCCCAGGAGCGGAGCTCCCTGAACTGCCTCAAGAGCACTTCCTGCGCGCGATCGACTATGACCCGCGAGGTCAGCGTGCCTTCCTGCTGCAAAAAGCTTCCGTAGTCGGTGATCTGCAGCTGACTCTTCATGTCGCTGAGGTTATCGCACTGGCAGAGGTGGTTGTACTCATCGGCACGGAGAAGGGCGTCGCGGTAGCCGTGCACCATGGCCTCAAGGTGGCCCTCGTGCACGTTGTAGTTCATCATAGTGCGGCCCATTTTCTTCGAACACAGACGTGCGCGTTTGTGTTCCTTGTCGATCTTCGCGACCTAAAACgacgagagggggaagggggggggcagaaggGCGACGATGTCAGCGAGCAGTCGCCAATCTGTGCGTTATACGCAGGCagtgaagggagaggagagagcgagagagatgcTGCGGATGTCCATGTTGGGAGAAGAGTGAGTGCACATGACCAGTGGGGTTGTGGTGACGGTGGGGAGGAAAAGCCAGACAGAAGTggaaagcagagagagagagagatccgGCGAGCGTGCATGTATATGCGCTAATGCAGTCGAGAGGGGAtcggaggagaggcaaagggcggctctgccgcctccctccgtccctccctcccgacTCCCTAGACAAGCCCTGATGCCCATGCGCATCATTATAGTCCCCACCCCCTTAGAGGTTGCTTTCTGAAGCGAGGAGACCATTCTGTGGCCCGTCCCCCCAAAACCCCCATAGGCCACACATACCGGTACGCCATACCGGATGTGAGGGTGCACCTCTGTctgcgtggtggtggtggggctgcAACTGCACTTGACTTTTGGGCCCTGGATGGAgtgtacagagagagagagagatgaataCCGCGCCCAAAAAACATCACCAGTTGGAGATatgaagaggggagagggggtagcAATCAGTAGCCTCCgtgcttcccctcccctcctcccccccagTATACATTATGGCCTTATCTACTCCCTCATTCACTCAGTAGCACGGGCGCACCGCGAGCGGCTCATGCACAGTcagagagcggcagctgcagcgacacagAAGtcgatggaggcggcgccgtctGCGTGGCTGACGTTCTCAGCGCCTGCACCTgctcgcgcagccgcctgATCTCGAGGTGCGCCTTGCTCAGTCCAGCTTTCGACTCCTGATGCTCCCGCTGCGTCACTGCTGCCCTCACCTTCAGCTCTCGTATCGTCGCCtcctggcgctgcagcacgcatGTCTGGTCCCGAGTTTGGCGCTGAAGTTCACGATAGCGACGTCGCAGCTCGACAACCTCCgcgcgcaggagctgcagcgccaccgcatcTGCAGAGCATGACAACATTGAAGTGCATGatactgctgcagcgccgctgtcgatgGTGGCGTCACGATACGCTACCGCATTTCCACTGCGCTCGGCACTCTTGACGGCGACAGGCCccggctgccgctgatgccCGCGACCCTGGTAAAGCCGGTATCCCACCGTCGACGTCTCCacatggctgctgctgttggtggtgatggtgctcACAGCGTCATCTGGCATGTTCTCTTCGTCCTGTGCTGCCTCCACAAGTGCCGCTCTCCGTGACGTAGGTGGCGCGAAGTTCAGAGTCGTCAATGCTGTTGgccgctgtgctgctgtcagCGATGCACCACCCCTGCCGCTCAGGACGCTGGTGTCTACATTGACGGAAGTCCCGCGGCTCcatcgaggcggcggcgtgagAAAAATAGCGTGGGAGGCATCTGCCCCGGCGGCCATCGCAGTATCCGTgtgcgcggcaccaccgTTGCGTGCGTGGCCAGAGGAAGGTGGGCTGCGGGCGCTGCATGCCCTGTGTGGTGTTGAGGACTCGGCAGCGCGCTTCGCACAAAGGGCTGGTGCCGGCACCTCCAGCATCTCGCCCAGGCGAGCACCACGCTGTtggagcgcagcggcaaACACCGTGagctcgccgccgcgcaagTGAACGGCGCACGGCTgcgacgccttctccacaGTACAAGTGTccgagggggagaagagagagaacatcGTTTCGGTAgccggcgccgacgacgatggcgcagcgcactgccAGCGCTCGGCGAGGGAGGTGAGCAGTGCATCCATCGCACCTTGCGCAGCGGCCAGGCTCGGAAAAGCCACTGCGCtcgccgacggcgacggGGCCTGCAGTGCAGCATCCAGTGTGCGGGAGGCGTAGTTCAGACGAAAGTGCACA encodes the following:
- a CDS encoding hypothetical protein (TriTrypDB/GeneDB-style sysID: LpmP.05.1120): MKTTKQQQRPPLIAIPPPHPTPSPSLSLVITFAHTTVVADAPMKSFFSKIKSKLKTKRKPLAPCDCSDFIEAAPADPSLTHLRSVVVARHFHGAPPPASDVEKARRDFVVRSTMFDLRYRCGAGGRCTCAGAPACRFPQCFAMRPVTKGAEVLAERQVYEVEDAPTPEIRALVALASEEKLDEVVKGIQRTVDAQLKDAARGRGLEARFIIDGSDGHEFTPATPKTGTDSVHAGANPLREDEDLREEITSLYLWRAALLVNLRRDEQAVSSLLNLAFAVEQKDRTRLYGAAAAWAVLNDMEVIYYRSLIKTCKPFDQAAHFATERPLLLTRVFEATRGDDYHTDYCTHVVFSKEVTATVTRAQTAQMHGDFTEDPMRSLCLPLTMPYYRFRVGDEFWKRFYALLCMPPVPPPTPEEAKAQTIDPAAELGLTPNYILDAVGRSMMLHHLVTFADVRDKEIDTGAVADRVKAMKLLDLQPHPSDYAPVLTISEMRVAVARMKELLVVVRSFEAAGPEKLAGAAAARRVQGGGGAANPRAAPPPA
- a CDS encoding vacuolar ATPase subunit-like protein (TriTrypDB/GeneDB-style sysID: LpmP.05.1130); translation: MGRTMMNYNVHEGHLEAMVHGYRDALLRADEYNHLCQCDNLSDMKSQLQITDYGSFLQQEGTLTSRVIVDRAQEVLLRQFRELRSWAEPPLCQFLDFISCEYMLSNVLKLIVAKRSGRTNFELLTKCHPLGVFPEMPTLIAASDVQEMFEVVLIDSPVGRFFSADGGFERDLDELSVEYIRGILMKNYYEQFYDFCYNLGGETREVMCPLLDAEADRMVLTFTLNTLGMREITPVDRRKVFPNIGSLVDIHDDIAESENEEQLRDRLRRFTKYFELLDESSRAMGSASKKSLERRFVEQLVVMYNDAMTRQFQYGVFYAYVKLKELEINNLQWIADCVVQQMRNRLHEYVSTVPYAQ